The Salegentibacter mishustinae genome includes a window with the following:
- a CDS encoding glycogen synthase, with protein MNVIHVSAECYPIAKVGGLGDVVGSLPKYQQQAGVGARVVMPFYDNKFTAAHKFESVYESELVLGENNFSYRILKLKKEVLDIDVLFVDIPELLFKDYVYSADDTARFTAFQIAVMDWMLTLKTKPSIIHCHDHHTGLIPFMAQECFKYESLNKIPNILTIHNAQYQGWFAHDKVHYLPAFDISNIGLLDWDGVINPLAAGIKCAWRVTTVSPSYMEELQQAANGLESLLSHENQKCVGILNGIDADVWNPETDEFITKNYSAKNIQTGKTANKKRLCKEFGFSASKPLFAFIGRLVLEKGADLLPEVFDEILSKKECNILVLGSGDPEVEDSLKALKKKHKGVYNTFIGYDEKLSHLIYAGADFLLMPSRVEPCGLNQLYSLRYGTIPVVRSIGGLKDTVIDVEDGGFGFSHQDASGDNILQTLNRAIAFYNDKPEFKKTRKHIMSIDHSWNVSAQKYIDLYNSLKSD; from the coding sequence ATGAACGTGATACACGTAAGCGCTGAATGTTACCCTATTGCAAAAGTTGGAGGCCTGGGAGATGTGGTTGGTTCTTTACCAAAATATCAGCAACAGGCAGGAGTTGGCGCCAGGGTAGTGATGCCGTTTTATGATAATAAATTTACCGCTGCACACAAATTTGAAAGTGTTTACGAATCAGAATTAGTTCTGGGCGAGAACAATTTCTCGTATCGCATATTAAAATTAAAAAAGGAGGTTTTAGATATCGACGTCCTGTTTGTGGATATTCCTGAACTTCTTTTTAAAGATTATGTATATTCTGCAGATGACACGGCGCGTTTTACCGCTTTTCAAATTGCGGTAATGGATTGGATGTTGACCCTAAAAACCAAACCTTCCATAATTCATTGCCACGATCATCATACAGGATTAATTCCTTTTATGGCGCAGGAATGCTTTAAATATGAATCGCTGAATAAAATCCCTAATATTCTTACCATTCACAATGCACAGTATCAGGGTTGGTTTGCGCACGATAAAGTACATTACCTTCCTGCTTTCGATATTTCTAATATAGGTTTATTGGATTGGGACGGTGTTATAAATCCATTGGCCGCGGGAATAAAATGTGCCTGGCGGGTAACTACGGTTTCCCCAAGTTATATGGAAGAATTACAACAAGCTGCGAATGGTTTAGAAAGTTTATTGAGCCACGAAAATCAAAAATGTGTTGGAATTTTAAACGGAATTGACGCCGATGTATGGAATCCCGAAACCGATGAATTTATCACTAAAAATTATTCAGCAAAAAATATTCAAACCGGCAAAACAGCCAACAAAAAAAGGCTGTGTAAAGAATTTGGCTTTTCAGCTTCAAAACCATTATTCGCTTTTATAGGAAGATTGGTTCTTGAAAAAGGGGCCGATTTACTCCCGGAAGTTTTTGATGAAATTCTTTCAAAAAAAGAATGCAACATCCTCGTTTTAGGTTCCGGAGATCCTGAAGTAGAAGACAGCTTAAAAGCTTTAAAGAAAAAACATAAAGGCGTTTATAATACTTTTATTGGCTATGATGAAAAACTTTCGCACCTCATCTATGCCGGTGCAGATTTCCTATTAATGCCTTCCCGTGTAGAACCCTGTGGCCTTAATCAATTATATTCCCTTAGGTACGGGACCATCCCGGTTGTGCGAAGTATTGGTGGTTTAAAAGATACCGTTATAGATGTTGAAGATGGAGGTTTTGGGTTTTCACACCAGGATGCTTCAGGAGATAATATTCTTCAAACTTTGAACAGGGCTATTGCGTTTTACAATGATAAACCTGAATTTAAAAAAACCAGAAAACATATTATGAGCATTGATCATTCGTGGAATGTTTCGGCGCAAAAATATATCGATTTGTATAACTCACTAAAAAGCGACTAA
- the leuS gene encoding leucine--tRNA ligase, translating to MSYNFNEIEAKWQKYWAENQTFRASNSSDKPKYYVLDMFPYPSGAGLHVGHPLGYIASDIYARYKRHTGHNVLHPQGYDSFGLPAEQYAIQTGQHPALTTAKNIKRYREQLDKIGFSFDWSREVRTSDPEYYKWTQWIFIQLFESWYDMEAEKSRDISELEEIFSAEGNSRLNAACDDEVEEFSADAWNAFSSEEKQQILLKYRLTYLAETEVNWCPQLGTVLANDEIVNGVSERGGYPVVRKKMTQWSMRISAFSERLLQGLDQLDWTESLKESQRNWIGKSVGAHVDFNVQDSDDKIGVFTTRPDTIFGVTFMTLAPEHELVKKITTPQQKEEIEAYVAASAKRSERERMADVKSITGVFTGAYAEHPFTGESIPIWIGDYVLAGYGTGAVMAVPCGDQRDYDFARHFDIPIKNIFENADISEAAFSGKEGTVIANSDFLSGLEYKEALQKVILELEKTGHGYGKTNYRLRDAVFSRQRYWGEPFPVYYVKGMPQMIDAQHLPLHLPEVEKYLPTESGEPPLGNATDWAWDTKSNEVVSNEKIDDETIFPLELNTMPGWAGSSWYLFRYMDSGNDKEFVSKEAQNYWENVDLYIGGSEHATGHLLYSRFWTKFLHDRGYLSVEEPFKKLINQGMILGQSAFVYRLEGENVFVSKNLIGENNVQPIHADVSLVNHSDELDIEGFKKWRPEFKDAKFLTEKEGAYIVGREVEKMSKSKYNVVNPDDICEDYGADTLRMYEMFLGPLEQAKPWNTAGITGVHNFLKKLWKLYHNGEQFEVSEEKASADSLKSLHKTIKKVTEDIEEFSFNTSVSTFMICVNELSAQKCNSREVLEPLVILIAPYAPHIAEELWSKLGHSESVVTEEYPVFEEKFLVESTKNYPVSFNGKMRFTMELPLDMPKDEIEKTVMADERTQKQLDGRTPKKVIVVPGKIVNIVG from the coding sequence ATGAGTTACAACTTTAACGAAATTGAAGCCAAATGGCAAAAATACTGGGCCGAAAATCAAACTTTTCGCGCCAGCAATTCATCAGATAAACCAAAGTATTACGTGCTGGATATGTTTCCATATCCTTCAGGTGCCGGGCTTCACGTTGGCCACCCACTTGGTTATATTGCCAGCGATATTTATGCACGCTACAAACGCCATACAGGACATAATGTATTGCACCCTCAAGGTTATGATAGTTTTGGGCTGCCGGCCGAGCAGTATGCGATTCAAACCGGGCAACATCCTGCGCTTACCACAGCTAAGAATATTAAAAGATATCGGGAGCAGCTCGATAAAATAGGCTTTTCCTTTGATTGGAGCAGGGAAGTGCGCACCAGCGATCCCGAATATTATAAATGGACGCAGTGGATCTTTATTCAGCTTTTTGAGAGTTGGTATGATATGGAAGCTGAAAAATCAAGAGATATTTCAGAGCTTGAAGAAATCTTTTCTGCGGAAGGGAATTCGCGCCTAAATGCCGCTTGTGACGATGAGGTTGAGGAATTCTCAGCTGATGCCTGGAATGCTTTTTCTTCGGAAGAAAAACAACAAATATTACTAAAATACCGACTTACCTATTTAGCTGAAACCGAAGTAAACTGGTGCCCGCAACTGGGAACCGTTTTAGCTAACGACGAGATTGTTAACGGCGTTTCAGAACGTGGTGGCTATCCTGTTGTGCGCAAAAAAATGACGCAATGGAGTATGCGAATTTCGGCATTCTCAGAACGTTTATTACAAGGTTTAGATCAACTGGACTGGACCGAGAGTTTAAAAGAAAGTCAGCGTAACTGGATCGGGAAATCGGTTGGGGCACACGTAGATTTCAATGTTCAGGATTCTGATGATAAAATTGGTGTTTTCACCACCAGGCCCGATACTATTTTCGGAGTGACTTTTATGACTTTGGCTCCGGAACACGAACTGGTTAAAAAGATAACCACGCCTCAACAAAAAGAAGAAATTGAAGCCTATGTTGCCGCCAGTGCAAAACGCAGCGAACGCGAACGTATGGCCGATGTGAAAAGTATTACCGGGGTGTTTACCGGCGCTTATGCCGAACATCCTTTTACCGGCGAGTCAATACCTATCTGGATTGGCGATTATGTGCTTGCAGGTTATGGAACCGGTGCCGTAATGGCTGTGCCTTGCGGAGACCAGCGGGACTATGATTTTGCCAGACATTTCGATATTCCGATTAAAAATATCTTTGAAAACGCTGATATTTCTGAAGCTGCTTTCTCCGGAAAAGAAGGAACGGTAATCGCAAATTCCGATTTCCTTAGCGGGCTAGAATATAAGGAAGCACTTCAAAAAGTGATTTTAGAATTGGAAAAAACCGGTCACGGTTATGGGAAAACCAATTATAGGTTGCGTGATGCGGTTTTTAGTCGCCAGCGTTATTGGGGTGAGCCATTCCCGGTGTATTACGTAAAGGGAATGCCGCAAATGATAGATGCGCAACATTTGCCCTTGCATCTTCCTGAAGTAGAAAAATACCTTCCTACTGAAAGCGGGGAACCACCATTAGGAAATGCTACCGATTGGGCCTGGGATACAAAATCTAACGAGGTAGTGAGTAATGAGAAAATTGACGATGAAACAATATTCCCGCTAGAGCTGAATACTATGCCCGGTTGGGCCGGAAGTAGCTGGTATCTTTTCCGTTATATGGACTCGGGGAATGATAAAGAATTTGTGTCTAAAGAAGCTCAAAACTACTGGGAAAACGTAGATCTATATATAGGCGGAAGCGAGCACGCCACCGGCCATTTATTATATTCCCGTTTCTGGACAAAATTTCTTCACGACCGTGGATATCTTTCGGTAGAAGAGCCTTTTAAAAAGCTGATCAACCAGGGAATGATTTTAGGTCAGAGTGCTTTTGTTTATAGATTGGAAGGAGAAAATGTTTTTGTCTCTAAAAATCTGATAGGCGAAAATAATGTTCAGCCAATTCACGCCGATGTTTCTTTAGTAAATCATTCAGATGAACTGGATATTGAAGGTTTTAAAAAATGGCGTCCTGAGTTTAAGGATGCGAAATTTTTAACCGAAAAAGAAGGAGCATACATAGTAGGACGCGAAGTCGAAAAAATGTCGAAATCTAAGTACAACGTGGTAAACCCCGATGATATTTGTGAAGATTACGGCGCTGATACCCTTAGAATGTACGAGATGTTCCTGGGGCCTTTGGAGCAGGCAAAACCCTGGAATACCGCAGGAATTACCGGCGTGCATAATTTTCTTAAAAAGCTTTGGAAATTGTATCACAACGGTGAGCAGTTTGAAGTTTCAGAAGAAAAAGCTTCAGCCGATTCTTTAAAAAGTCTGCATAAAACCATTAAAAAGGTTACTGAGGATATCGAGGAATTCAGTTTTAATACTTCGGTTTCTACTTTTATGATCTGTGTGAATGAACTTTCTGCACAAAAATGCAACAGCAGGGAAGTGTTGGAACCTCTCGTTATTTTGATAGCACCTTACGCGCCGCATATTGCTGAGGAACTATGGAGTAAATTAGGACATTCAGAGTCTGTGGTGACCGAAGAATACCCGGTTTTTGAAGAAAAATTCCTGGTAGAAAGCACTAAAAATTACCCGGTTTCTTTCAATGGTAAAATGCGTTTTACAATGGAGTTACCACTGGATATGCCAAAAGACGAAATTGAAAAAACCGTAATGGCAGATGAACGAACTCAAAAACAATTAGACGGTAGAACACCTAAGAAAGTAATTGTGGTACCCGGAAAGATTGTGAATATTGTAGGTTAA
- the rimM gene encoding ribosome maturation factor RimM (Essential for efficient processing of 16S rRNA), producing the protein MTKDECFFLGKIVGKFSFKGEVLIKLDTDVPEMYLEMESVLIEYNENLVPFFIERSSLQKSTLLRVKFEDIETEEDAEDLVGALTYLPLTMLPELEDDQFYFHEIIGFDVIDATHGNIGKITSINDSTAQALFEIQKDEKQILIPMNDEFIDKIDKENNTIYLTTPEGLVELYIG; encoded by the coding sequence ATGACTAAAGACGAATGCTTCTTTTTAGGTAAAATCGTTGGTAAATTTAGCTTTAAGGGCGAGGTGCTTATTAAATTAGACACCGACGTTCCTGAAATGTATTTAGAAATGGAATCAGTGCTCATTGAATATAATGAGAACCTGGTTCCATTTTTTATTGAACGCAGTTCGCTGCAAAAAAGCACTTTACTACGCGTTAAATTTGAAGATATTGAGACTGAAGAAGACGCCGAAGACCTTGTAGGCGCTCTCACTTACCTTCCACTTACCATGCTTCCAGAACTGGAAGACGATCAATTCTACTTTCACGAAATTATAGGTTTTGACGTTATAGATGCCACTCATGGCAATATTGGCAAGATCACTTCTATAAATGACAGTACGGCACAGGCTCTTTTTGAAATTCAGAAAGACGAAAAGCAAATCCTTATCCCAATGAACGATGAGTTTATAGATAAAATAGATAAGGAAAATAACACCATCTACCTAACTACTCCAGAAGGTTTGGTGGAGCTGTATATTGGGTAG
- a CDS encoding 30S ribosomal protein S16, which yields MPVKLRLQRHGKKGKPFFWIVAADARSKRDGKFLDKLGIYNPNTNPATIELDVDGAVKWLENGAQPTDTARAILSYKGVLLKKHLAGGVKKGALTEEEAEKKFEAWLEEKEAKIAAKKDNLTKEEQEARKKALDAEKEVSAKREAEAKEAEAAAAAEAEGAAVTEEGEPEANVEKEVDQETAEEAKTEEKKG from the coding sequence ATGCCAGTAAAATTAAGATTACAAAGACACGGTAAAAAAGGAAAACCTTTTTTCTGGATCGTAGCCGCAGATGCGCGCTCAAAAAGAGATGGTAAATTCTTAGATAAATTAGGAATCTACAATCCAAACACCAACCCAGCTACTATCGAATTAGATGTAGACGGAGCGGTAAAATGGTTAGAAAATGGTGCGCAGCCTACAGATACTGCTCGTGCTATTCTTTCTTACAAGGGAGTTTTACTTAAAAAACACCTTGCCGGTGGCGTTAAAAAAGGTGCTTTAACTGAAGAAGAAGCTGAGAAAAAATTCGAAGCCTGGTTGGAAGAAAAAGAAGCTAAGATCGCTGCTAAGAAAGACAACCTAACTAAAGAAGAACAAGAAGCAAGAAAGAAAGCTCTTGATGCTGAAAAAGAGGTTAGCGCTAAGCGTGAAGCTGAAGCAAAAGAAGCCGAAGCGGCAGCTGCTGCAGAAGCTGAAGGTGCTGCAGTAACCGAAGAAGGTGAACCAGAGGCTAATGTGGAAAAGGAAGTTGATCAAGAGACTGCCGAAGAAGCAAAAACCGAAGAAAAAAAAGGCTAA
- a CDS encoding ferritin-like domain-containing protein — protein MNYSEKVSGKLNALLEKNNDAEKGYKYAAENAKDPQLKAFFSERAQERYDFSHELETEIRDFGENPEKGSSLAGDAHRTWMNLKSSLSSNKDEAAMEEAVRGEQVAADEYEDVLKDPDIPPTTANLLLKQKNGIVAALNKLKSMEI, from the coding sequence ATGAATTACTCTGAGAAGGTTTCTGGAAAACTAAATGCCTTATTAGAAAAGAATAATGATGCCGAAAAAGGTTATAAATATGCTGCTGAAAATGCTAAGGATCCGCAATTGAAAGCTTTTTTTTCTGAACGGGCTCAAGAACGATACGATTTTAGCCACGAGCTTGAAACTGAAATCCGCGATTTCGGGGAAAACCCCGAGAAAGGTTCCAGTTTGGCCGGAGACGCTCATCGTACCTGGATGAATCTTAAAAGCAGCCTTTCTTCAAATAAAGATGAAGCTGCAATGGAAGAAGCAGTAAGAGGGGAACAGGTGGCTGCAGATGAATATGAAGATGTATTAAAAGATCCTGATATTCCACCAACCACGGCAAATTTGTTGTTAAAACAGAAAAATGGAATTGTAGCTGCGCTTAATAAATTGAAATCCATGGAAATTTAA
- a CDS encoding ferritin-like domain-containing protein: MRTKEEMGEKLNEILEKSYDAKEGFHAASKNAKNKKLQEYFRQKAEERDMFIQELKEEIKGYGQEPKEDGSIKGDMHRTWMNLKSSVSDNDEAMLEESLRGEKAALEDYKDITKEKDLPPTLSSKLNRQQQNIQSSINNVKVYEQMFD; the protein is encoded by the coding sequence ATGAGAACAAAAGAAGAAATGGGCGAAAAGCTCAATGAAATTCTGGAAAAGAGTTACGACGCTAAAGAAGGATTTCACGCTGCCTCAAAAAATGCCAAAAATAAAAAGTTACAGGAATACTTCAGGCAAAAAGCAGAAGAACGCGATATGTTTATCCAGGAATTGAAAGAAGAAATCAAAGGTTATGGACAGGAGCCAAAAGAAGATGGAAGTATAAAAGGTGATATGCATCGCACCTGGATGAATTTAAAATCTTCTGTAAGCGATAATGATGAAGCTATGCTGGAAGAAAGCCTTCGTGGAGAAAAAGCAGCGCTGGAAGATTACAAAGATATAACCAAAGAAAAAGATTTACCGCCCACACTTAGTTCTAAGCTTAACCGGCAGCAGCAAAATATTCAAAGCAGCATTAATAATGTAAAAGTGTACGAACAGATGTTTGATTGA
- the dnaE gene encoding DNA polymerase III subunit alpha, which translates to MYLIFDTETTGLPKRWDAPLTDSDNWPRCIQIAWQLHDEMGRLVESQDYLVKPEGFNIPYDAEKVHGISTELAAEEGISLTEMLEKFQEALNKTKFVVGQNVGFDLNIMGAEFHREAMENNLQELPVLDTCTEVTAQMCKIPGGRGGKFKLPTLTELHEFLFDEPFGEAHNATADVEATTRCFLELVRQRAFTKEQLDVPENYFENFSEANPQRIELIGLKHINLKKASEEIRKRLQKQQPTEEITTEEIEENLEKLDEVLFSHLHNHSQFSILQSTISIQDLVNVAGKENMPAVALTDHGNMMGAFHFVKEVGAYNKSVKEKNEAALANNEPAEARELKAIVGCEFFVCENHADKSRKDNGYQVVMLAKNKKGYHNLAKMSSKAYTDGFYYVPRIDKEIVKQYKEDIIVLTGNLYGEVPSKVLNVGEHQAEEALLWWKEEFGDDLYIEIMRHDQEDENRVNTVLVDFAKKHNVKLVATNNTYYCAKEDANAHDILLCIKDGEKQATPIGRGRGYRYGLPNQEYYFKSGEEMKNLFKDLPQAISNVQEVVDKIEPFELARDVLLPAFTIPEEFLVEEDKNDGGKRGENAYLKHITFLGAKERYEEITPDIEDRLNFELSVIENTGYPGYFLIVEDFIREARNLDVSVGPGRGSAAGSAVAYCLGITNIDPIKYDLLFERFLNPDRVSMPDIDIDFDDEGRSRVMDYVIQKYGANQVAQIITYGTMAAKSSIRDTARVLDLPLGDADRISKLIPTMSKLGKIFGMDEKELKKKFRSEDLEKVNELLNIAEGDDLEAQTVNQARILEGSVRNTGIHACGVIITPGDITNYVPVSVAKDSDLYVTQFDNSVVESAGLLKMDFLGLKTLTLIKDTVQIVKGRHNIDLVPDEFPLDDEETYKLFQRGETVGIFQYESPGMQKHMKDLKPTVFDDLIAMNALYRPGPMEYIPSFIARKHGDEEIAYDLPEMEEYLQETYGITVYQEQVMLLSQKLAGFSKGEADVLRKAMGKKIFALLEQLKPKFLDGGEAKGHPRDVLEKIWKDWEAFAAYAFNKSHSTCYAWIAYQTAYLKAHYPAEYMAAVLSNNMNDIKQVTFFMEECKRMKLDVLGPDVNESFYKFSVNKDYAVRFGMGAIKGVGSGAVATIVENRKTEAGPYKSIFDMAKRIDLRSANKKAFENLALAGGFDGFGDTHRAQYFHDDGDGITFLEKVIKYAAKFQENENSSQVSLFGEASEVQIPEPVVPPCEEWGTMEKLRREREVVGIYISGHPLDDFRYEMDYFCNSKLGEFNDLERCVNRDLTFGGVISDVQHRVSKMGKGWAMFSVEDYTDTYEFRMFGEEYLKFRHFLVPNSFVHIKIFVKEGWTNKETGKKGEPRIQFNNIYLLHDVMDQFAKKLTIQLDIADLHEEKINWFKDVFRTHRGDHKLNFVVYEMKEQVKLHMPSKKQKVKISQELLHTLEDEQVMYKLN; encoded by the coding sequence ATGTACCTTATTTTTGATACCGAAACTACCGGTCTTCCCAAACGTTGGGATGCTCCCTTAACCGATTCTGATAACTGGCCAAGATGTATACAAATTGCCTGGCAGTTACATGATGAAATGGGAAGGCTGGTAGAAAGTCAGGATTATCTGGTAAAGCCCGAAGGTTTTAATATTCCATACGATGCTGAAAAAGTACACGGAATTTCTACCGAGCTTGCTGCCGAAGAGGGGATTTCTTTAACTGAAATGTTAGAGAAATTTCAGGAAGCGCTGAATAAAACCAAATTTGTAGTAGGGCAAAATGTAGGTTTTGACCTGAATATTATGGGAGCCGAATTCCATAGGGAAGCGATGGAAAATAACCTGCAGGAGTTACCGGTTTTGGATACCTGTACCGAGGTTACTGCCCAAATGTGTAAAATTCCCGGTGGGCGTGGCGGTAAATTTAAATTACCTACACTAACCGAATTACACGAATTTTTATTTGATGAACCTTTTGGTGAAGCCCACAACGCTACTGCCGATGTGGAGGCGACTACCAGGTGTTTTTTAGAATTGGTGCGCCAAAGAGCCTTTACAAAGGAGCAGCTAGATGTGCCTGAGAATTATTTTGAGAATTTTTCAGAAGCAAATCCACAGCGAATAGAGCTTATTGGGTTAAAACATATTAATCTTAAAAAGGCTTCCGAAGAAATAAGAAAGAGACTTCAGAAGCAGCAACCTACCGAAGAAATTACCACAGAAGAGATCGAGGAAAACCTCGAAAAGCTTGATGAGGTTTTATTTTCACATTTACACAATCACTCACAATTTTCGATATTACAATCTACAATTAGCATTCAGGATCTGGTAAATGTTGCCGGGAAAGAAAATATGCCCGCAGTAGCATTAACCGATCACGGAAATATGATGGGAGCGTTTCACTTTGTGAAAGAAGTGGGCGCTTATAACAAATCGGTTAAAGAAAAAAATGAAGCTGCTCTTGCCAATAACGAACCGGCAGAGGCCAGGGAATTAAAAGCTATTGTAGGTTGTGAATTTTTTGTTTGTGAAAACCATGCCGATAAATCCCGGAAGGATAATGGCTACCAGGTGGTAATGTTGGCCAAGAATAAAAAAGGCTATCATAACCTGGCAAAAATGTCTTCAAAAGCCTATACCGATGGGTTTTATTATGTTCCGCGAATTGATAAAGAAATCGTAAAGCAGTATAAGGAAGATATTATTGTGCTTACCGGTAACCTTTATGGGGAAGTGCCGAGTAAGGTTTTAAATGTTGGGGAGCACCAGGCTGAAGAAGCTTTGCTTTGGTGGAAAGAAGAATTTGGCGACGATCTTTACATAGAGATTATGCGGCATGATCAGGAAGATGAAAATCGGGTAAATACGGTGTTGGTAGATTTTGCTAAAAAGCATAATGTAAAATTGGTAGCTACCAATAATACTTACTACTGCGCCAAAGAAGATGCTAATGCCCACGATATTTTATTGTGTATAAAAGACGGGGAAAAGCAGGCGACTCCAATAGGTCGCGGCCGTGGTTATCGGTACGGTTTACCTAACCAGGAATATTATTTTAAGAGTGGCGAAGAGATGAAAAATCTCTTTAAAGATCTACCCCAGGCAATTAGTAATGTGCAGGAGGTTGTAGATAAGATTGAGCCTTTTGAGCTGGCTCGAGATGTTTTATTACCTGCCTTTACCATTCCTGAAGAATTTTTAGTTGAAGAAGATAAAAACGATGGTGGTAAACGCGGGGAGAATGCTTACCTGAAACATATCACTTTTCTTGGTGCTAAAGAGCGCTACGAAGAAATTACACCAGATATTGAAGACCGACTTAATTTTGAGCTTTCGGTAATTGAAAATACCGGTTATCCCGGGTATTTCCTTATTGTAGAAGACTTTATTCGCGAAGCCCGAAATCTTGATGTTTCGGTTGGGCCCGGGCGTGGTTCAGCGGCGGGAAGTGCGGTGGCCTATTGTTTGGGAATTACCAATATAGATCCTATTAAGTACGATCTGCTTTTTGAGCGTTTCCTGAATCCCGATCGTGTGAGTATGCCCGATATTGATATTGACTTTGATGATGAAGGTCGAAGTCGGGTTATGGATTATGTAATTCAAAAATACGGTGCCAACCAGGTTGCGCAGATTATCACTTACGGTACTATGGCGGCAAAGTCCTCTATTAGGGATACGGCCAGGGTGCTGGATCTTCCGTTGGGCGATGCCGATAGAATTTCGAAATTGATTCCTACCATGTCAAAGCTCGGGAAGATCTTTGGAATGGATGAGAAAGAGCTCAAAAAGAAATTCAGGAGTGAAGATTTAGAAAAAGTAAACGAACTTTTAAATATTGCTGAAGGCGATGATCTGGAAGCGCAAACGGTAAACCAGGCGAGAATTCTTGAAGGTTCGGTTAGAAATACCGGGATTCACGCTTGTGGGGTAATTATTACACCGGGAGATATTACCAATTATGTACCGGTTTCGGTAGCAAAGGATTCCGATCTTTATGTAACCCAGTTTGATAACTCGGTTGTAGAAAGTGCCGGACTACTAAAAATGGACTTCCTGGGGTTAAAAACATTAACCCTTATTAAAGACACGGTTCAAATTGTAAAAGGCAGACATAATATAGATTTGGTGCCCGATGAATTTCCGCTAGATGATGAAGAAACCTACAAGCTCTTCCAACGTGGGGAAACGGTAGGGATTTTTCAATATGAATCACCCGGGATGCAGAAGCATATGAAGGATCTTAAGCCTACGGTTTTTGACGACCTTATTGCTATGAACGCCTTGTATCGTCCCGGACCAATGGAATATATTCCGAGTTTTATTGCCCGAAAGCACGGCGATGAGGAGATTGCTTACGATTTACCTGAAATGGAGGAATATCTCCAGGAAACCTACGGAATTACCGTTTACCAGGAGCAGGTGATGTTACTCTCGCAAAAGCTGGCCGGCTTTAGTAAAGGTGAAGCCGATGTTTTGCGTAAAGCGATGGGTAAAAAGATCTTCGCTTTACTGGAACAATTAAAACCAAAATTTTTAGATGGAGGAGAGGCAAAAGGCCATCCAAGAGATGTTTTAGAGAAGATTTGGAAAGACTGGGAGGCTTTTGCGGCTTATGCTTTTAACAAATCGCACTCTACCTGTTATGCCTGGATTGCTTACCAAACCGCCTATTTAAAAGCACATTATCCTGCGGAATATATGGCGGCGGTACTTTCTAATAATATGAACGATATTAAGCAGGTTACTTTCTTTATGGAAGAATGTAAGCGAATGAAGCTTGATGTACTGGGCCCTGATGTAAATGAATCTTTCTATAAGTTTTCGGTAAATAAAGATTATGCGGTTCGGTTTGGAATGGGCGCGATTAAAGGAGTAGGTTCGGGTGCAGTGGCTACTATTGTAGAGAACAGAAAAACAGAAGCAGGGCCGTATAAATCTATTTTTGATATGGCCAAACGTATCGATTTGCGTTCGGCTAATAAAAAGGCTTTTGAAAACCTGGCGCTCGCTGGAGGTTTTGATGGATTTGGCGATACCCACCGTGCGCAATATTTTCACGACGATGGCGACGGAATTACCTTTTTGGAAAAAGTAATCAAGTATGCGGCGAAATTTCAGGAAAATGAGAACTCTTCCCAGGTAAGTTTATTTGGGGAAGCCAGTGAAGTACAAATTCCGGAACCTGTTGTGCCTCCTTGTGAAGAGTGGGGAACGATGGAAAAACTGAGAAGGGAACGCGAAGTGGTAGGAATCTATATTTCAGGTCACCCGCTGGATGATTTTAGGTATGAGATGGATTATTTCTGTAACTCTAAGTTGGGAGAATTCAATGATCTGGAAAGATGCGTAAACCGTGACCTTACCTTTGGTGGGGTGATTAGCGATGTGCAGCACAGGGTCTCAAAAATGGGTAAAGGCTGGGCGATGTTTTCGGTGGAAGATTACACCGACACCTATGAGTTTAGAATGTTTGGCGAGGAATATTTAAAATTCAGACATTTCCTGGTGCCTAATTCGTTTGTGCATATCAAGATCTTTGTAAAAGAAGGCTGGACTAATAAAGAAACCGGTAAAAAGGGAGAACCAAGAATTCAGTTTAACAACATTTATTTGTTGCACGATGTGATGGATCAGTTTGCGAAAAAGCTTACGATTCAATTGGATATTGCTGATCTGCACGAGGAGAAAATCAACTGGTTTAAAGATGTTTTTAGAACCCACAGAGGTGACCATAAACTGAATTTTGTGGTTTATGAAATGAAAGAGCAGGTGAAATTACATATGCCGAGTAAGAAACAAAAAGTGAAAATTTCGCAAGAGCTTTTACATACTTTGGAAGATGAGCAGGTAATGTATAAGTTGAATTGA